The Spirosoma sp. SC4-14 DNA window CTGATCTGAACACCGCCCGCAATGGCGTATTGTTTGCGGCTTTTCTGAAACTAATGATGCCGTTCATTGTGGTGCTGCCGGGACTGGCGGCCTATGTCCTGTTTCAGGAAAATGCCGATGCCGCCATTGTGCAGGGAATCACCGACGGTAGTGTTGTAAAACCTGATAACGCGTATCCTGTATTGCTGAATATTCTGCCGGTTGGCCTGAAAGGGTTATCGTTTGCGGCACTGACAGCGGCTATTGTAGCATCGCTGGCCGGAAAAGCCAACAGTATTTCCACGATTTATATGCTCGACATTCACCAGAAATTTATCAATCCAACCATTAGCGAAAAGCAGACGGTTTGGCTGGGTCGGGTGGCTATTATCGTTTCGTTTGTCATTGCGCTGGCTATTAGTCCATTTCTGAAAAACTTTGGGCAGGGTTTCGAATACATTCAGGAATATACGGGTTTCATCTCGCCCGGTATTCTGTGCATTTTTCTGCTTGGTATGTTCTGGAAAAAAGCAACAACCAATGGGGCGCTGGCGGCTGCGCTGTTGAGCATCCCGCTTTCGGCATTCCTGAAATTCAATGCGCCGAGTGTGCCATTCCTGAATCGGATGGGGATGGTGTTCTGGGCCTGTGTGCTGGTTCAGGTAACAATCAGCCTCATCGAATCCCATAATAAGGAAAATCCTAAAGCGTTTATAGTCCGGTCGAACTGGTTCGAAGTATCCCGGCCGTTTGTGGTCGGAACGGCGGCCGTAGTGGGCCTGGTACTGCTGATCTTTACGGTCTTTTATTGATACTGAATAGCCCCGGATTAGTATGATGGTTATGGTTGAGACTGATTCCAATCATCGCCATCATACTAATCCGGGTGCTATTTTTTAATTCGGCACAAACAACACTGCATCGGCGACTACAATTCCGTCGGCATCTTTGGTCGATACATCAACATAGCTTTTCTTTCCTGGCGTCAGGTTGTAGGTACCCAGCGAAACCCATTCGCCTGAGGTTTGGCCTTCGACCCGAATATCGGACTCCCGAATCGTAATGGGCTTGGTTTGATTGCCATCCGACACCGTCAGGTTGGTTTTTGACGAGGCTCCGCTCAGTTTAGGGAAATAAATGTATACCTGGTATTTACCGGCTTTCTTAACGGCCGGACTGAATCGTACGGTTTTCTCGCCACCCGTGGCCGATGTTGTCAGATAACTTGGGCCATAAGCCCCTTTCGGGTTGTTGTCACGCGTCCAGTCGCCGGTATGTGTCACCTGCGCGTTATCGTCATTATCCACCAGAATGTCGGGGGTGCTACCATCGGCGAGTGGGTTGGTTTTGAGCTGACTTTGCAGTTTCTGAACGTCGATGGCCTGAACGGAGGTTTTGCTGTCGATAGCCATACTGGCCGCTACTGCCGACGATTGGGCCAGCACCATAAAAACAGGTTCCATCCGTATGGAACCGTAGGCAATATGGCTGGCCGACAGACAGACCGGAACCAGCAGGTTTGTACATTCCGTTGCTTTCGGAATCAGGCAGCGATAGGAGATCGGATAGGGCGGAAAACCCCCTACCTGCACATCGCCCTCGTTCTTAACCATTTTAACGCCGTTCTTGTCGACTACCAACCGCTGGCAGTTGTGTGAGTCCATCGTGTAGGCCGCCATGCCAACACCATCTTTCACTACTTCGCGGCCCTGGCAGTTGGCTTGTGTCATCACATAATCGCCAATCATGCGCCGGGCTTCACGCACGTACATCTGCGTCGACCAGTTGCCCGAATCGGTGTATTCGTCTTTGGGATACCCAAACTTCAGCATTTCGGTCTGAATGTCTTTCCGCATTCGTGGGTCGTGGCCAATAAAGTACAATAGTCCCTTGTTGTAAAGCTCATGTTCGCGCTGAATGGCCGCCCGACGGTCGTAACTGGCTTCGGGGAAGTCGTAGTTCATACCGATCATATCGGTCGAAAACGGGCCATTGTTGTTAATATCCGTTTTCTGGTTTGGCATCCGGTCTGGTTTCAGAATGGTGTTGAACGCCAGCTTAGGGTTTTTATCAATAGCGCGGAGCAACAGTTCATATCGCGTTGAATCATAACCTTCGGGGCGACTTATGGGAATCATATTAGCCGGATCGCTACTCAGGCAGATTCGGAAATTATAAGCCTGAACCTGTTTGTTGCCCGTGCCAGTAGGGAGTACGTCGGCCGTGCTTATGCCCCATAACAAACCGCTTTCGGGTTTGCCGGGTATTTTGTATGGATCGACACCATCGGCAAACTGATGTTTATCGAGCAGTTGAAAACCGTTATAGGTTTCGCCGTAGGTTT harbors:
- a CDS encoding FAD-dependent oxidoreductase codes for the protein MKKLLSLLAFCIFSSPFLLAQTAPITVDICVYGGSSAGVIAAYTAKKMGKSVLLIEPGRHLGGLTTGGLGYTDIGNKYAISGISRDYYRRIGKHYGKFEQWIFEPHVAEDLFKDYVKRANVNVLYAYRLASVKKQNGSIQSITVESSAQNGQPRVINAKMFLDCTYEGDLMAKAGVSYTVGREDNKTYGETYNGFQLLDKHQFADGVDPYKIPGKPESGLLWGISTADVLPTGTGNKQVQAYNFRICLSSDPANMIPISRPEGYDSTRYELLLRAIDKNPKLAFNTILKPDRMPNQKTDINNNGPFSTDMIGMNYDFPEASYDRRAAIQREHELYNKGLLYFIGHDPRMRKDIQTEMLKFGYPKDEYTDSGNWSTQMYVREARRMIGDYVMTQANCQGREVVKDGVGMAAYTMDSHNCQRLVVDKNGVKMVKNEGDVQVGGFPPYPISYRCLIPKATECTNLLVPVCLSASHIAYGSIRMEPVFMVLAQSSAVAASMAIDSKTSVQAIDVQKLQSQLKTNPLADGSTPDILVDNDDNAQVTHTGDWTRDNNPKGAYGPSYLTTSATGGEKTVRFSPAVKKAGKYQVYIYFPKLSGASSKTNLTVSDGNQTKPITIRESDIRVEGQTSGEWVSLGTYNLTPGKKSYVDVSTKDADGIVVADAVLFVPN